A genomic stretch from Helianthus annuus cultivar XRQ/B chromosome 1, HanXRQr2.0-SUNRISE, whole genome shotgun sequence includes:
- the LOC110930857 gene encoding uncharacterized protein LOC110930857 yields the protein MLKVSPLKGVIRFGKKGKLKPRYIGLFEVTSKVGPAAYRLKLPEQVAGIHNTFHVSNLRKCLVDEAQQIPLEDVQVDEKLNFIEEPLQIEDRKVKKLRKKEIPLVKVKWNARHGPNFTWELENIMKDKYPHLFK from the coding sequence atgcttaaggtatcacctctgAAAGGAGTGATTCGGTTTGGAAAGAAGGGAAAGTTGAAACCCCGATACATTGGGCTGTTTGAAGTAACAAGCAAAGTAGGACCAGCGGCTTATCGGCTAAAACTTCCTGAACAAGTGGCAGgaatacataatactttccatgtatcaaatttaaGGAAGTGCCTAGTGGACGAAGCCCAACAAATACCCCTGGAAGACGTACAGGTTGACGAAAAACTCAACTTCATTGAAGAACCACTACAAATCGAAGATAGGAAGGTTAAAAAGTTACGCAAGAAGGAAATCCcgttagtcaaagtcaagtggaacgcACGTCATGGACCCAACTTTACATGGGAACTAGAAAACATAATGAAAGATAAGTACCCTCATCTTTTTAAGTAA